The DNA segment GCAAGAATAACAGCAACACGCCAAAACTGGACGGCAGCAGGAAGTATTGGTGCAACAGCAAAATCACGGCGGTGATGGGTAGCGCGGCCACGGTCAGATAAACCGCGCGCCCAGCCAGAAACACGCAAAACCGGAACCACAGGTAGTCAATGGGCTTGAGCAAAAACTGGCTGATGTTGCCGTCCTTGATGTCAGCGGCGATCTGCCAATCGTCATCATTCACGGCGGTCAAAACATCCACCACGGTCACGATCAAATAATAGGTGGTCATTTGCGCCAGCGTGAAGGTGGCCACGGCGGCGCCCGCCTCTTTGCCGGCGTAAATGGTCCGCCACAACAACAGCAACGCGGTGAGCGGAATGAAATCGAACAGCGTGCGCGCGAGAAAATTAAATCGGTACGTCAGATGGTTCTGCACCCCGATTCCAATGACCTGCCAGTATTTCCTCATGCGCTACCAAGGCAAAATTATCAGGCGCCCGGCGCGGCTCCCAGCCGTTTGTGCGACGCCCTTTGCCGACGAAATTTCACGGCGAACGGGCGGCGGAGAAACCCGCGAAACGCGCGCGGTCGCGCAAATCGCGGTCAATGCGAATCAACTCGTTCCACTTCACCAGGCGTTCGCTGCGAGTGAAAGAACCGACCTTGATCTGGCCGGCGTTGGTGGCAACCGCAAGGTGCGAGATAAAGGCGTCCTCGGTTTCACCCGAGCGGGCGGACACGATGGGCTGCCAGCCGGCCTGCTGCGTCAGGTGAATGGCGTCCAGCGTTTCCGTCACCGTGCCGATTTGATTGAGTTTGATCAGCACCGCGTTGGCGACCTTTTGCTCGATACCCTGTTGAATCCGCGCGACCTGGGTGGTGAACAGGTCATCTCCCACCAACTGTACGCGCGCGCCAAGGGATGACGCGATCTGCCGCCAACCCGCCCAATCGGTGTCCGCCAGCGGATCTTCAATCGAAACAATTGGATAACGGGCGCACCAATCCTCCATCAGTTGAATGAACTCAGCCGAAGTAAATTCCCGGCGTTCGAGGCGAAACTGATATTTCTGCGTGGCCGCATCGAACAGATCACTGGCGGCGATATCAAGCGCGATGGCCGCCTCGCGACCGGGAGTGTAACCGGCGCGTTGCATGGCCTCGACGATGACGGCGAGCGGCGCTTCGTTGGTGGCAAACTCCGGCCAAAAGCCGCCCTCGTCCGCCACGCCAAAATACTGGCCGCGTTGTTTCAGCAAATCACCGACGGCGTGATACACGTTGTGGGTGATTTCCAGCGTCTCGGCAAAATCGCGCGCGCCGACGGCGATCAACAAGTAATCCTGCACGTCCGTCCGCCAGTTCGCGTGCGCACCACCGCCGATGATTTGGATTTCCGACACCGGCAGCAACGTCCCCTTTCCCGCTCCCAAGCTGACATGCAACGCTCCACCGCGTGCGTGCGCGGCGGCCCGAGCCACGGCCATGGAAACCGGCAGCACGGCGTTCGCGCCGAGCCGACGCTTGTTCGGCGTGCCGTCCAGATGGATCAACAGTTCGTCAATGGCGCGTTGCTCGAAAACATTCCGTCCGCGCAAGGCCGCGGCGATTTCGTTTTCGATGTGCGCGATGGCTTTGAAAACGGATTTGCCTCGGAAGCGGCGCGGGTCCTGATCGCGTAATTCCAACGCCTCGAACTGTCCCGTGGAAGCCCCCGACGGCGCCAGGCCGCGCCCCAAGATTCCATTGGCCAGACGCACCTCCGCCTCGACCGTGGGCACGCCGCGTGAGTCGTAAATTTGCCAGGCCGTGACAGATGCAATTTTCATGTTTTAGCGGTCAGCGGCGGAAGGATTTTCAGCAAATCAAACCACAGCTCCGACAGAGCGTTCACGGTTGGGAGCTGCGCCGCCAGCGCCGACGGCACAAAGTTACGGATGAACGCCACGCGCGTCGAATCCAGATATTCCACCGGCGACTTGCCGTCCACACGCGCCAGCAGCAGCAGCGTCAGCAAACGCGTGACCGTAATTTCCAGGTCGCGGCTGGTTGACGACCGTTCGGCGCGGTACGTCCGCCAAAACATTTGAATCATTTCTGCGATTCCCGGATCACGCGGCGCGTGATAAAGCGCCTTGAGGAACAGATGATTCAGCAGAAACGCCACGTCGAAGGCGGCGTCTCCGTACCAGGCCACTTCCGCATCCAACAGCACCATGCGTGCGCCGCAAACCAGAAGGTTCTTCGGACTGAAATCGCCATGCACCAGACATTCTTTGACGGCAGCGAGGCGGGTCGCTTCGGCTTCGTAAAATTCTCGCAAATCCGGATGACGTTCGCCCGTCGTCAGCAGGTACGGGGCAAGGCGAAGCTGGTGGAAATTTTCGAGCGTGTCAAAACGCCGCCGCAACTCGGGACGATTGGCGGTCTCGCGGTGAATCGTTCCCAAAATGCGCCCGGCGATCTGGGCGGATTGAATTTCGCCGGCACCGCGCAGCAACAGTTGTTTCCAGTTGGCAAAGTCATCACCCAGATATGCCATGCCGAAGTAGCCGGCGGACGGATTGGCAAAGCGCAACTGCGGCACGGCATCCGGCAAGAACTGCGACACGCATTGGAAGTAATTCCATTCGCTGACGTTGCGGCGCGGGTCGGCAAACCAATCGTCCCGGACTTTGAGTTTGGGCAACGCCCGCTTCACCACGAAGCGCTCGGCGCCGTCCACGACCAGGTAAATCTCACTCGAGACGCCACCACGCAACGGAAGCAGTTGCGCCTGCGGATCGCGCAACCAACCGTCGCGGCGCAACCATTCCTTAAACTCATCAGCGTCAGCCATGTGCCGGGTGTAAACCTACGCGCCCGCCCCGGGCCAAAGCAGTAAAAAAGACGCCACGAACGCGGACGATTGAAGTGGAGCAAACTCAAGCCAAAGCCGCATGCACGGCCGTGACCAGCGCCTTGACCCGGACTTCCAGTGGAAAATCGGACGGCGCTTCGAGCGTGTACGACAGCCGGGTTTTGTGTTGGATCAGCCAGAACGATTCGGGCCAGAGCGTACGGGTGTGCGGGTCCAGCTCGGGGCGGATGATGCCCCCGCGAGCGGCCCGGCCTTCGATCAATTCCGAGTGATCAATCGGGCAGACCGAACGAACTGCGGCGACCATGGTTTCCGCGAGCGAGGGCTGTTGGTCGGGATTCAATTCGTAAACGTAAAAGCCCAGCGATTCCCAGTCTTCGTGCAGGCACAGGCACAGGTCAAACTGCGGTTGGCGCTGGAGCCAGGCCAGATGCGCCCGCACTTCCGGTGAGCGGACATCGCGATAATCGCGGTTCAGATCAAGGCCCTCGGGACTCTCCCGACGGTTCAGTAAAGCGCCGCGCGGATTTAACGAGGGCAGAAGGGTAATCGCGGTGTTCTGCGGCCAGCAGTTTTCCTGAAGCAAGCGCAGCGCGGCGAGCGGCCCCGCCGGTTCATCTCCATGAATGCCGGTGCTGAGATAAATGCGCCGTTGCGCCGCACCAATATTTTTTTGCAACGCGATCCATTTGAGTCCCTCGGCAACGTGAAAGGTTTCCACCGACCAGTCGCAGGACGCCGCTGCGGTTTCCACTTTGTTGAGAACCTCCCGAATGTTGATGCGTTCCCCGAAGTACCCGCCGACATTTTTGCCCAGCCGTTGTATCACCTTAAGAATTTTTTAGCACGATTTTGTGAAGCGTCAAAGCTCGCATCTGGCGCGCGAATAAAAAAGCGGCTTCCATTTACGAAATCGCATTTTCCACCATCACGCACGAGCGGAACGACAGCCTGACGCAACTCCGCCGGGCTTGCCAATAGACGCGTTATTTGGCCGCGAGTTCAGCGAGCGCCTCCGTTTTTGCAACCGGTTCGGCAGCGTCCGCCTCCTGCTCCTGATTATCGAAACCGCTGTGATCCCAGTCCGGGTCCAGCCCCAAATCCTTGAGCATTTGCAAGTCGCGCTCGACCGTCTGATTGAGGGTCGTGAGATAGTTGCCGACCAACAGCGCGCTGGCGCCCGCCATGAAGACCAGGCTCTGCGCGTCGCGCAAATTCACGCCGCGTCCCCCGGCAATCATGATTTCCTGCCGCGGCATGATCAGGCGAAAACACGCGATGGTTTTGAGAATTTCCATTACCGGCAAACGCGGTTTGCGCTCGAACGGCGTTCCGGCGATTGGATTCAGAATGTTGATGGGCGTGATATGCGCGCCGACCGCCTTCAACTCGAAAGCGAGATCGCAACGGTCTTCGCGGGTTTCGCCCATGCCGATGATGCCGCCCGAACAAATCTTGATTCCGGCCTGCTTCAAATGTTTCAGCGTTTTCAGCCGATCCTCATAGGTGTGCGTGGTGCAGGTGTTGGCGAAATAACGCCGCGAGGTTTCCAAGTTGTGGTTGTAACATTCCAATCCCGCCGCCTTCAAGCGATCCGCCACGCGCTGTTCCTCGATCAACCCCAACGACGCGTCCGGTCGCGTTTTGCCGCCAGCCTTCATTTCCTCGATCCGCTCGCACACTTCATCAAGCAACGGACCTTCTTTCAAGCCGCGCCAGGCGGCGACCAGCCCCACGGCGGTGACGCCATTTTGATTCGCCTCTTCGGCCGCGTTCGCGATGGGTTCGGGCTCAATAAACCCGTACTTGGGCGAGCCGGTCTGGTAATGGGATGATTGCGAGCAGAAACTACAGTTTTCAGAACAGGATCCGGCCTTCGCGTTCACGATGGAGCACAGGTGGATTTTATTACCCTTGTTTTTGATGCGCACACGGTTCGCCCACGCCATCAACTCAAAGATGTCCGCTGACGCTTCGAGGTTGAATAGAAACAGGGCTTCGTCGCGCGTGATGGTGCCGCCCGCCAACACTCGCGCTCCCAACGCGCCGATTTGAGAGTAATGCGTCCCGTCAAGTAATTCCGCAGTCATGCTTGACAAGATAACGGAAGCGAGTTTTCAGGCAAGCATGCAGATAATGACGCGGCGCCATCCCGCCGCAGCTCACTCCAGCGGCGTTCGGCGATGCGACCTACTCCCCCTCGGTCAAGCGCTCCGGCTCGGACGGATCGGATGGGCCACGCTCCGATCAGCGATCATGGGCAGCACAATGTCAAAATGCTGCTCGTGAAAACGCAGCACAATCTGCATGTCTATGATCTTGTGCGCCGAACAAAACTCGATGGCCTGCGTGGAACTGAGAAAATCCATCGCGTCGGCGGCACTCGAAGTGGTGAACCCCACCTCTTTGAGATAGAGTCCCGATTCCTTGTGTTGAAGCAGAACTTTCATCAATGCGGTATTAGCGTATTCCAAGTTCGCCTCCCAACACGGCATCCCGCCACTACCCGTAGTGGCAGACTTGGTTGGCTTCGCAACTAATTGTGCAAAACCGCTCTGAAAGCGCAACAACTATTTCTGAAAATTTTCGCCCTGCCTCGCGGACGGGTTAACTGACAAATTCCAGCTCCTGCCGATGCGGAATAAGTCGTTGCTCGAAGGCCCGTCCCAAGAAACGGCGGATGGATTCCCGGCCTTTTTCGCCGTAGTCCAAAGTCCAATGGTTCACGTACATCCCGACAAATTGGTCCGCCAGGTCGCGGCCCATATCCCGGGCATATTGCAAAGCGTGCTGCACCGCGGCGGGGCGATGGTCCAAACTGAACTGGATGCTGCGCGTCAGCAGATCGGAAATTTCCTTTCGGGCGACCGGTTCGAACCGCTTGTGAATCACGTTCCCGCCCAGCGGCAACGGCAGCCCATCATTTTCCCGCCCCCACCACTGGCCCATATCCTCGCAAACCACCAACCCTTCATTTTGATATGTCAATTGACCTTCGTGAATGATCAGCCCGACCTCCGCCCGTCCTTCCCGCACGGCTTGGAAAATCTGATCGAACGGCACGACTTCGTAGTGCAACTCGCTACCGGGGCAGTTCAACCAGAGTTGCAGCGCCAGAAACGCGCTGGTCATGGTGCCGGGGACGGCGATTTTTTTACGCCGGATTTCCTCCCGCGAAAATTTCTGCTTCGCCACCAGCATCGGCCCATAGCCATCGCCCATGCTCGCGCCGCTGGGCAAGAGGGCGTATTTATCCGACACGTAAGCGTAGGCGTGGATGCTGATTGCGGAAATGTCGAGTTCTCCACGCGTGGCGCGTTCATTCAAGGTTTGGATGTCCTGGAGAATATGCTCGAAGCGATATCCGGGCGTGGCGATGAGTTCCCGCGCCAGTCCGTAAAACATGAAAGCGTCGTCCGGATCAGGCGAGTGTCCTAATGTTAGCAATTTTGCCTGCATCGCTCCATCTTTCAGACATAAAAAAGGTCTGTCGAACAAATTCGCCGGGCAAGCGAAGTGCTGACCTTTGCAGCAGTGAACGGTTCATCCACAGGTTACGCGGGGGAATCACCGTCGCCGCATCGTAGTTGGCGACGTTTTTTCAAAACCGCCCCGCGCCCCAACTCCAACCCGGTCCCGGCCAAAACTTCCGAGCCGTCGGCATCGCGACGTCGCGCTGGCAGTGCCGGTGCCGCGCCGATCGAGAATCCCGCTCCGTCTCATACGGAAGCGGTGTTTGCCGGTTTACGCCGACGACTGGGTACCACGGTTTTTCTCGCCACCGTTCCGGTGGTGCTGTTGATGTATTTCCTGCACCTCGAACAATGGGTCGGTTTTCTCATTGGCATGTTGGCGCTGGCCGCCGCGTGGTACGGCGGCGAACGCTTTGTCATGCGGCAGTTGCGCACGTTGCTGCAAGCCGCCGAGAAACTCGCGCAGGGCGATCTGACCAGCCGCACCTGTGTCAAGGATGGCAAGAGTGAGCTGGGGCAACTTGCCCGAACTTTTGATACGATGGCGGAGTCGCTCCAGGAACGAGCGCATGAAAATGAAGCTTCCGAAAAGCAACTGCTGAATCGCGCACAGCAACAAGCCGTGATTGCGGCGATTGGCCAGTTCGCCATGCTCAATCAGGATTTCAACGCGCTCCTGAACCAGGCCTTGCAACTCGTCGCGGAAACTTTGGAGGTGGAATTGGCGCACATCGTCGAGTTGCAACCCGAAACGGAATCTCTCGTACCTCGCGCGACGCTGGGCTGGCGCACGGGGGGAAATCGTCTCGGCTCCGCGGCGATTGAAGCGCACGGATTGTCACTGGGAGCGTATGTGTTGCGCCGCGGCGAACCGGTCATCATCGCCGACATGAAACAGGAACGCCGCTTTGTTGCGCCGAACCTGTTGCTTGATCACGCCGTGGCGAGCGGCGTCTGCCTGGTCATCGCCACCCGTCAACAACCCTACGGCATTCTCGGCGTTTATACGGCGACCTTGCGCGCGTTCACCGGTGACGAAATTCAATTTCTCCTCGCCGCCGCCAACTCCCTCGGCATGGCGGCGGAACGGCGCCGCACGGAAGTTGAATTGCAGAAGCTCGCCGCGTTTGCGCAGCTTAATCCCAATCCCGCCATGGAATTGACCACGGCCGGTATGGTGACTTACTTCAACGATTCCGCGATGCAGCTCGCGCTGTCCGTGGAATTAAATCATCCGCGCGAATTACTGCCGAACAAAGTTGGCGAGATTCTCCGGCGCTGTTTGGAGGAGAACGTCAGCCGGACGGATTATCAATCGAAGATCGGTGGACGGACTCTTTCCTGGTCGTTTCACCCGGTGGCGCCGAGCCGGGTTGTTCATTGTTACGTGGAAGACATCACGGCCCATCTCAATCTGGAAAGCCAATTGCGCCAGTCACAAAAAATGGAGTCCATCGGACAACTGGCCGCCGGCGTGGCGCATGACTTCAACAACATGCTGACGATTATCCAAGGCCATGCGGGCATTTTGATGACGCGCCCCAACATGCCCGCGCCCTCGCTGGATTCGGCTCAAGCGGTGTTCTTCGCCGCAGAACGGGCGGCCAGCTTGACGCGCCAACTGTTGATGTTCAGCCGCAAAAACATCATGCAACCGGAAAATCTGGATTTGCGTGATCAGGTGTCCAACCTCAGCCGAATGGTGCAGCGGCTATTGGGCGAATTAATCACGCTGCAATTTACGCCACCGGCGGATTTGCCTCTGGTGAAGGGCGACGCGGGAATGATTGAGCAAGTGCTGATGAACCTTTGCGTCAACGCGCGGGACGCCATGGAACGCGGCGGAGTGCTGAGTATCGAACTGGGCGTCGAGGAGATTGGGCCGGACTACGTTCACGCGCATCCGGAAGCCCACGCCGGGCGCCACGTCTTCATGCGCCTCACCGATACCGGCTGCGGTATGGACAGCTACACGGTCACGCGCATTTTTGAACCGTTCTTCACCACCAAGGAAGTTGGCAAGGGAACGGGACTGGGGCTGGCCACCGTTTACGGAATTGTCAAACAACACGGCGGCTGGGTGGAGGTTTCAAGTCAGCCCAACTGCGGCACCACCTTCAAAGTGTATCTGCCCGCCACCAACGAAACGGTCAAGACTTCGGCGGAAAACATCACTCCCAATACTCCGATCCGGGGCGGTGAAGAAACCATTCTGGTCGTGGAAGACGAGCCGGTGTTGCAAGAGATGGCGCAATTGATCCTGGAGGAATACGGCTACAAAGTGCTCCTCGCCAACAACGGTCAGGAAGCCCTGCAACTATGGCAGCGACACAAACCCGGAATTGATTTGCTCTTCACCGACATGGTCATGCCGGGCGGTTTGACGGGCACCGAGCTGTCCGGCCATTTGATCGCGCAACACCCGCAACTCCGGGTCATCTTCGCAAGCGGTTACACCGCCAATGACATCAATACGGATTTTCTGACCCGTAACAATAGCGCGCGCTTTTTGCAGAAGCCCTACACCCGCACCAGCCTGACGCGGGCGGTGCGCGAGGCGCTCGACGGTGCGCCCGGCATCTCTTCCCGCCGACCAGAATCCGCCACGGTCACCGCGTAAGTTCAGCTGGGATGGCGACGCAACCACGCCACGATTTCTGCCGCCGCTCCAGCACTATCCACCGCCAGCATCGCACCCTGGCGCGGCTTGATCTCGACCTGACCTTTGGCCAGCGATTTCTCACCGATGGCGATGCGAAGGGGAAAACCAACCAGATCCGCGTCCTTGAACTTTACGCCCGGACGTTCGTCACGATTGTCCAAGATCACCTCAATCCCCTGAGCGGTTAATTCCTGATACAATTTTTCCGCGCGTTGCATCACCGGACTCTCCGCCGCGACACTCAACGGCGTGATGCAAACCTGATACGGGGCCACCGCGAGCGGCCAGATGATACCGTCCTTATCGTTGCATTGCTCGATGATGGCTTGCAACGTGCGCGTCACGCCAATGCCATAGCAACCCATGACGCAGGGCCGCCGCGCCCCCGCTTCATCCAGATAATTGGCTTCCAGCTTTTCACTGTATTTCGTGCCCAGTTTGAAAACGTGCCCGACTTCAATCGCGCGCCGGATCTTCAGCGGCTTCGCGCATTTGCCGCACGGTTCACCGGCGGCAACCGTGCGCAAATCGAACCAATCGGAAACGCGGATATCGCGCTCCATTGAAACCCGACGCAAATGGAATCCGTCCTCGTTCGCCCCCGTCGTCATGTCATTCGCACCGCGCAAACGCTCATCGGCCAACACCCGCACCGCCGCCGGCACCCGCGCGACCGCGCCCAGCGAACCCGGTTTCGCGCCCAGCACGGCCACACATTCCTCCGGCGTGGCGGGACGAAAGGCCAACGCACCCGTGCGCGCGCTGAACTTGGTTTCGTTCAGTTGATCATCGCCCCGGATCAAAATCAAAACCGGCTGGTTATCGGCGATATACACCAGCGTTTTAATCTGCCGATTGGCGGGAACTCGATAAGGCTCGCGCGATAACGCTTCAATCGTAACTACGCCGGGCGTCGCAAATTTTTCCGGCAGTTCCCCCGGCTCGCGAGCGGCCGTGCGCGGAATGCCACTCGTCGCTTTCTCGATATTGGCCGCATAACCGCAGGCGTCGCAAAACACCACCTCGTTTTCGCCCGTGTCCGCCGGCACCATGAACTCGTGCGAATGGCTGCCTCCAATGACCCCCGAATCGGCTTCCACGGGAAAATTCTGCACGCCACAGCGATTGAAAATGCGTTGGTAGGCGTCATACATTTTTTGATAGCTTGCCGTGGCGGCGGCATCGGTGACGTCGAAGGAGTAAGCGTCTTTCATGATGAACTCCTTGGCGCGCATCAACCCGAATCGCGGCCGGATTTCATCCCGAAACTTGGTGCTGATCTGATAGAAATTCTTGGGCAACTGCCGGTAGGAATTGATTTCATGCGCCGCCAACGTGGTGATGACCTCCTCGGCGGTCGGGCTTAGAAACCACTCGCGCTTCGCGCCATCTTGAACTTTGAACAACACCCCCTGGGCCGTCCCGGCGCGACCGGTGCGTTCCCAAATTTCCCGGGGTTGCAAGGCCGGCATCAACACCTCAATCGCCCCGGCGCGATCCATCTCCTCGCGAATGATTTGCTCCACCTTCCGCAGCGCCCGCAATCCCAACGGTAAAAAAGTATAAACCCCGCCGGCCAGCTTCCGGATCAGACCGGCGCGCAGCAGTAGTTGGTGTGAGAGGATTTCCGCATCCGACGGAGCTTCGCGCAGGGTCGGAATCAACGTTTCAGTCCACTTCATGCGGCGCGCAGCTTAAACCAAAGCCCGACGCAGAACGAAGTCTTTTCGGAGCAAACGGCTACTTGACCAGATTCACCAAGGGCGACAAACCGGCAATCCGGACTTCCAGGCGATCGCCAGATTGGATCGGACCGATCCCGGCCGGCGTGCCGGTCAGGATGACGTCGCCCGGCAGCAACGTCATTTGTGCCGAGATAAAGCTCACCAATTCGTAACAGTTGAAAATCATCTGCCGCGTATGGGAGTTTTGTCGCAACTGACCGTTTTGGTAGAGTTGAATGCTCAGCTCCTTGGGATCAATTTTCGTTTCAATATAGGGGCCAAGCGGCGTGAAAGTATCGAACGATTTGGCGCGACACCACTGACTCTCCGCGCCTTGGATCGTGCGATCCGTCAAGTCTTGAGCGGCGGTAAAGCCCAAAATATAACGCGGTGCGGACGCCACCGGTACCGCCCGAATTTTTCGCCCTATGATGATGGCCAGCTCCGCCTCAAAATCCGTTCGATGTGCGGGGTGTGGAAGTTCGATTTTCCCC comes from the Verrucomicrobiia bacterium genome and includes:
- a CDS encoding ABC-2 family transporter protein, with amino-acid sequence MRKYWQVIGIGVQNHLTYRFNFLARTLFDFIPLTALLLLWRTIYAGKEAGAAVATFTLAQMTTYYLIVTVVDVLTAVNDDDWQIAADIKDGNISQFLLKPIDYLWFRFCVFLAGRAVYLTVAALPITAVILLLHQYFLLPSSFGVLLLFLLSVVLTALLQFFLSYTLAMLAFWLLEISTFVFILYALEYIASGHMFPLDILPDSLRFFLMNFTPFPYQLYLPVAIYLEKISGRELAIGLLMQAAWVFVAYLLARFAWRCGIKKYAAAGG
- the eno gene encoding phosphopyruvate hydratase, translating into MKIASVTAWQIYDSRGVPTVEAEVRLANGILGRGLAPSGASTGQFEALELRDQDPRRFRGKSVFKAIAHIENEIAAALRGRNVFEQRAIDELLIHLDGTPNKRRLGANAVLPVSMAVARAAAHARGGALHVSLGAGKGTLLPVSEIQIIGGGAHANWRTDVQDYLLIAVGARDFAETLEITHNVYHAVGDLLKQRGQYFGVADEGGFWPEFATNEAPLAVIVEAMQRAGYTPGREAAIALDIAASDLFDAATQKYQFRLERREFTSAEFIQLMEDWCARYPIVSIEDPLADTDWAGWRQIASSLGARVQLVGDDLFTTQVARIQQGIEQKVANAVLIKLNQIGTVTETLDAIHLTQQAGWQPIVSARSGETEDAFISHLAVATNAGQIKVGSFTRSERLVKWNELIRIDRDLRDRARFAGFSAARSP
- a CDS encoding phosphotransferase — translated: MADADEFKEWLRRDGWLRDPQAQLLPLRGGVSSEIYLVVDGAERFVVKRALPKLKVRDDWFADPRRNVSEWNYFQCVSQFLPDAVPQLRFANPSAGYFGMAYLGDDFANWKQLLLRGAGEIQSAQIAGRILGTIHRETANRPELRRRFDTLENFHQLRLAPYLLTTGERHPDLREFYEAEATRLAAVKECLVHGDFSPKNLLVCGARMVLLDAEVAWYGDAAFDVAFLLNHLFLKALYHAPRDPGIAEMIQMFWRTYRAERSSTSRDLEITVTRLLTLLLLARVDGKSPVEYLDSTRVAFIRNFVPSALAAQLPTVNALSELWFDLLKILPPLTAKT
- a CDS encoding M14 family metallocarboxypeptidase, with protein sequence MIQRLGKNVGGYFGERINIREVLNKVETAAASCDWSVETFHVAEGLKWIALQKNIGAAQRRIYLSTGIHGDEPAGPLAALRLLQENCWPQNTAITLLPSLNPRGALLNRRESPEGLDLNRDYRDVRSPEVRAHLAWLQRQPQFDLCLCLHEDWESLGFYVYELNPDQQPSLAETMVAAVRSVCPIDHSELIEGRAARGGIIRPELDPHTRTLWPESFWLIQHKTRLSYTLEAPSDFPLEVRVKALVTAVHAALA
- the bioB gene encoding biotin synthase BioB, with protein sequence MTAELLDGTHYSQIGALGARVLAGGTITRDEALFLFNLEASADIFELMAWANRVRIKNKGNKIHLCSIVNAKAGSCSENCSFCSQSSHYQTGSPKYGFIEPEPIANAAEEANQNGVTAVGLVAAWRGLKEGPLLDEVCERIEEMKAGGKTRPDASLGLIEEQRVADRLKAAGLECYNHNLETSRRYFANTCTTHTYEDRLKTLKHLKQAGIKICSGGIIGMGETREDRCDLAFELKAVGAHITPINILNPIAGTPFERKPRLPVMEILKTIACFRLIMPRQEIMIAGGRGVNLRDAQSLVFMAGASALLVGNYLTTLNQTVERDLQMLKDLGLDPDWDHSGFDNQEQEADAAEPVAKTEALAELAAK
- a CDS encoding ABC transporter substrate-binding protein, which translates into the protein MQAKLLTLGHSPDPDDAFMFYGLARELIATPGYRFEHILQDIQTLNERATRGELDISAISIHAYAYVSDKYALLPSGASMGDGYGPMLVAKQKFSREEIRRKKIAVPGTMTSAFLALQLWLNCPGSELHYEVVPFDQIFQAVREGRAEVGLIIHEGQLTYQNEGLVVCEDMGQWWGRENDGLPLPLGGNVIHKRFEPVARKEISDLLTRSIQFSLDHRPAAVQHALQYARDMGRDLADQFVGMYVNHWTLDYGEKGRESIRRFLGRAFEQRLIPHRQELEFVS
- a CDS encoding response regulator: MLTFAAVNGSSTGYAGESPSPHRSWRRFFKTAPRPNSNPVPAKTSEPSASRRRAGSAGAAPIENPAPSHTEAVFAGLRRRLGTTVFLATVPVVLLMYFLHLEQWVGFLIGMLALAAAWYGGERFVMRQLRTLLQAAEKLAQGDLTSRTCVKDGKSELGQLARTFDTMAESLQERAHENEASEKQLLNRAQQQAVIAAIGQFAMLNQDFNALLNQALQLVAETLEVELAHIVELQPETESLVPRATLGWRTGGNRLGSAAIEAHGLSLGAYVLRRGEPVIIADMKQERRFVAPNLLLDHAVASGVCLVIATRQQPYGILGVYTATLRAFTGDEIQFLLAAANSLGMAAERRRTEVELQKLAAFAQLNPNPAMELTTAGMVTYFNDSAMQLALSVELNHPRELLPNKVGEILRRCLEENVSRTDYQSKIGGRTLSWSFHPVAPSRVVHCYVEDITAHLNLESQLRQSQKMESIGQLAAGVAHDFNNMLTIIQGHAGILMTRPNMPAPSLDSAQAVFFAAERAASLTRQLLMFSRKNIMQPENLDLRDQVSNLSRMVQRLLGELITLQFTPPADLPLVKGDAGMIEQVLMNLCVNARDAMERGGVLSIELGVEEIGPDYVHAHPEAHAGRHVFMRLTDTGCGMDSYTVTRIFEPFFTTKEVGKGTGLGLATVYGIVKQHGGWVEVSSQPNCGTTFKVYLPATNETVKTSAENITPNTPIRGGEETILVVEDEPVLQEMAQLILEEYGYKVLLANNGQEALQLWQRHKPGIDLLFTDMVMPGGLTGTELSGHLIAQHPQLRVIFASGYTANDINTDFLTRNNSARFLQKPYTRTSLTRAVREALDGAPGISSRRPESATVTA
- a CDS encoding proline--tRNA ligase; translation: MKWTETLIPTLREAPSDAEILSHQLLLRAGLIRKLAGGVYTFLPLGLRALRKVEQIIREEMDRAGAIEVLMPALQPREIWERTGRAGTAQGVLFKVQDGAKREWFLSPTAEEVITTLAAHEINSYRQLPKNFYQISTKFRDEIRPRFGLMRAKEFIMKDAYSFDVTDAAATASYQKMYDAYQRIFNRCGVQNFPVEADSGVIGGSHSHEFMVPADTGENEVVFCDACGYAANIEKATSGIPRTAAREPGELPEKFATPGVVTIEALSREPYRVPANRQIKTLVYIADNQPVLILIRGDDQLNETKFSARTGALAFRPATPEECVAVLGAKPGSLGAVARVPAAVRVLADERLRGANDMTTGANEDGFHLRRVSMERDIRVSDWFDLRTVAAGEPCGKCAKPLKIRRAIEVGHVFKLGTKYSEKLEANYLDEAGARRPCVMGCYGIGVTRTLQAIIEQCNDKDGIIWPLAVAPYQVCITPLSVAAESPVMQRAEKLYQELTAQGIEVILDNRDERPGVKFKDADLVGFPLRIAIGEKSLAKGQVEIKPRQGAMLAVDSAGAAAEIVAWLRRHPS
- a CDS encoding fumarylacetoacetate hydrolase family protein, with amino-acid sequence MAAIGRFQKGNEIFYAKMVDGELFRLHGDVFGAPTFDRKPLPRKGIRTLVPVTPSKIIAVGLNYADHARELKQPLPKEPLIWLKAPTSLLPDGGKIELPHPAHRTDFEAELAIIIGRKIRAVPVASAPRYILGFTAAQDLTDRTIQGAESQWCRAKSFDTFTPLGPYIETKIDPKELSIQLYQNGQLRQNSHTRQMIFNCYELVSFISAQMTLLPGDVILTGTPAGIGPIQSGDRLEVRIAGLSPLVNLVK